One segment of Clavelina lepadiformis chromosome 2, kaClaLepa1.1, whole genome shotgun sequence DNA contains the following:
- the LOC143446650 gene encoding atlastin-2-like produces MENENVQILLQAEDLPVAVYSIAGPTGSRKSFLLNLLLGHLKKTELLRSWFSYQNGFEPVTAGIDMLNKPIICDLGGLQGKVAIFLMDTQGLFDLHTSKADGTVIAALTLLMSSCVIFNVKSEINSTHLQWVHEFTKFAKELKESGGRKSPFQDLLFLIRDWTRSDTYGFNGGRKYPDYMVPSYNHGRSEEHRLVQEDMKATFDNISCSVLSYPGNSVARMSDTSECRLIDVDEKFSSQVEELCEKIVSPQDPVLKMIDGQQATGRDLYQYVEVHSKTLDKDFLGKVKIFIEVNIEIVAQKCRKGFFKVFTTFIKVINQLST; encoded by the exons ATGGAAAATGAGAATGTACAA ATCTTGCTTCAAGCAGAAGATCTACCAGTTGCCGTCTACTCGATTGCTGGACCTACAGGATCTCGGAAATCTTTTCTGCTCAACCTCCTGCTGGGGCATTTAAAG AAAACAGAACTTCTACGCAGTTGGTTCAGTTATCAAAATGGTTTCGAGCCAGTCACAGCCGGTATTGACATGTTGAACAAACCAATCATTTGCGATCTTGGTGGGCTTCAAGGGAAG GTGGCTATTTTTCTTATGGACACACAAGGCCTGTTTGACCTCCACACGTCTAAGGCTGATGGTACTGTGATAGCTGCGTTGACGTTATTAATGAGCTCATGCGTCATATTTAACGTGAAAAGTGAAATCAATTCCACGCATCTTCAATGGGTTCAC GAATTTACCAAGTTTGCAAAGGAATTAAAAGAAAGCGGTGGAAGAAAATCGCCATTTCAG GATTTGCTGTTTCTGATACGAGACTGGACGCGAAGTGACACTTACGGTTTTAATGGAGGAAGAAAATATCCCGACTACATGGTTCCGTCCTACAACCATGGGAGATCGGAGGAGCACCGGTTAGTGCAAGAAGACATGAAAGCGACGTTTGACAACATTTCTTGCAGCGTGTTGAGTTATCCAGGGAACAGCGTTGCAAGAATGAGCGATACTAGCGAATGCAGATTAATAG ACgttgatgaaaaattttcaagccAAGTTGAAGAGTTATGTGAGAAAATTGTTTCACCGCAAGACCCAGTCTTGAAAATGATTGACGGCCAGCAGGCAACGGGGAGAGATCTTTATCAATATGTGGAAGTCCATTCGAAGACGCTGGACAAGgattttcttggaaaagtgaaaatttttattgag GTTAACATCGAGATCGTTGCACAGAAATGCAGAAAGGGTTTCTTCAAAGTCTTTACAACCTTCATAAAGGTAATTAACCAATTATCAACGTAA
- the LOC143447433 gene encoding uncharacterized protein LOC143447433 isoform X1, with the protein MSHSRFKVCQFPDDAEVVKITKNFSKEGKSVLILDTDQLNNILLQAENLPVAIYSIVGPTGSGKSFLLNLLLGHLKKTELLRSWFSYDNGVQPVTAGIDMLNKPIICDLGGLQGKVAIFLMDTQGLFDLHTSEADGTVIAALTLLMSSCVIFNVKSEINSTHLQWVHKFTKFAKELKESGGRKSPFQELLFLIRDWLRSDKYGFNGGRKYLDYLIPSCNYGRAEEHRLVQEDTKATFDNISCSVMRYPGNNVARMSDTSKCRLKDVGENFSSQVEEICEKIFSPQGLVLKMIDGQQTTGRDLYQYVEVHSKTLDEDFLGKVKSFIELEIEIVVQKYQEWFISNFTNSVKGSRPDVTEKDINEKFFRLKEETLKKFDEHSKPNSPDLIMLGKNKLSTSMDEKLKIKKVEIEIVVQKCQEWFISNFTNSVKGSRPDVTEKDINEKFFRLKEETLTKFDEHSKPNSPDLIMLGRNKLSTSMDEKLKIKKVEIEIVVQKCQEWFISNFTNSVKGSRPDVTEKDINEKFFRLKEETLTKFDEHSKPNSPDLIMLGRNKLSTSMHEKLKIKKVEIEIVVQKCQEWFISNFTNSVKGSRPDVTEKDINEKFFRLKEETLKKFDEQSKPNSPDLIMLGRNKLSTFMDEKLKIKKVEIEIVVQKCQEWFISNFTNSVKGSRPDVTEKDINEKFFRLKEETLKKFDEQSKSNSPDLIMLGRNKLSTSMDEKLKIEKVKVKHAQQKYSELIERYKEEFKKKISWFGQKRPQMNCLIFKELENKHNALALKFLHELSDNKWSSYGNTFITDTNKLYEAAKDENWEQWKTIGKYTIIIGAVSGGVVGGVVAGSAVAAAAELTVAAAAGSTVAAAAGSTVAAAAGSTVAAAAGSTVAAAAGSTVAAAAGSTVAAAAGSTVAAAVGPTVVAATGSTVGVAEVAGIVAAIGATAAVEATAKVTAKKVKQYAGLVENQVSRNESYRQSSSNH; encoded by the exons ATGTCTCATTCTCGCTTTAAAGTCTGCCAGTTTC CTGATGACGCTGAAGTTGTAAAGATCACGaagaatttttcaaaagaagGCAAATCCGTTCTTATTCTTGATACGGATCAATTAAACAACATCTTGCTTCAAGCAGAAAATCTACCAGTTGCCATCTACTCGATTGTTGGACCTACAGGATCAGGGAAATCTTTTCTGCTCAACCTTCTGCTGGGGCATTTAAAG AAAACAGAACTTCTACGCAGTTGGTTCAGTTATGATAATGGTGTCCAGCCAGTCACAGCCGGTATTGATATGTTGAACAAACCAATCATTTGTGATCTTGGTGGGCTTCAAGGGAAG GTTGCTATTTTTCTTATGGACACACAAGGCCTGTTTGACCTCCACACGTCTGAGGCTGATGGTACTGTGATAGCCGCGTTGACGTTATTAATGAGCTCATGCGTCATATTTAACGTGAAAAGTGAAATCAATTCCACGCATCTTCAATGGGTTCAC AAATTTACCAAGTTTGCAAAGGAATTAAAAGAAAGCGGTGGAAGAAAATCGCCATTTCAg GAATTGCTGTTTCTGATACGAGATTGGTTGCGAAGTGACAAGTACGGTTTCAATGGAGGAAGAAAATATCTCGATTACTTGATTCCTTCCTGCAACTATGGGCGAGCGGAGGAGCACCGTTTAGTGCAAGAAGACACGAAAGCGACGTTTGACAACATTTCTTGCAGCGTAATGCGTTATCCAGGGAACAACGTTGCAAGAATGAGCGATACTAGCAAATGCAGATTAAAAG ACGTTGGTGAAAACTTTTCAAGCCAAGTTGAAGAGATATGTGAGAAAATTTTTTCACCACAAGGCCTAGTCTTAAAAATGATTGACGGCCAACAGACAACGGGAAGAGATCTTTATCAATATGTGGAAGTCCATTCGAAGACGCTGGACGAGgattttcttggaaaagtgaaaagttttattgag CTTGAAATCGAGATCGTTGTTCAGAAATACCAAGAGTGGTTCATCAGTAACTTTACAAACTCCGTAAAG GGCTCCAGACCTGATGTGACAGAGAAGGATATTAATGAGAAATTCTTTCGACTGAAAGAAGAAACTCTGAAGAAATTTGACGAACATTCAAAGCCAAACTCACCTGACCTTATTATGCTTGGTAAGAATAAACTGTCCACATCTATGGacgaaaaactgaaaataaagaaa GTTGAAATCGAGATCGTTGTTCAGAAATGCCAAGAGTGGTTCATCAGTAACTTTACAAACTCCGTAAAG GGCTCCAGACCTGATGTGACAGAGAAGGATATTAATGAGAAATTCTTTCGACTGAAAGAAGAAACTCTGACGAAATTTGACGAACATTCAAAGCCAAACTCACCTGACCTTATTATGCTTGGTAGGAATAAACTGTCCACATCTATGGacgaaaaactgaaaataaagaaa GTTGAAATCGAGATCGTTGTTCAGAAATGCCAAGAGTGGTTCATCAGTAACTTTACAAACTCCGTAAAG GGCTCCAGACCTGATGTGACAGAGAAGGATATTAATGAGAAATTCTTTCGACTGAAAGAAGAAACTCTGACGAAATTTGACGAACATTCAAAGCCAAACTCACCTGACCTTATTATGCTTGGTAGGAATAAACTGTCCACATCTATGCacgaaaaactgaaaataaagaaa GTTGAAATCGAGATCGTTGTTCAGAAATGCCAAGAGTGGTTCATCAGTAACTTTACAAACTCCGTAAAG GGCTCCAGACCTGATGTGACAGAGAAGGATATTAATGAGAAATTCTTTCGACTGAAAGAAGAAACTCTGAAGAAATTTGACGAACAGTCAAAGCCAAACTCACCTGACCTTATTATGCTTGGTAGGAATAAACTGTCCACATTTATGGacgaaaaactgaaaataaagaaa GTTGAAATCGAGATCGTTGTTCAGAAATGCCAAGAGTGGTTCATCAGTAACTTTACAAACTCCGTAAAG GGCTCCAGACCTGATGTGACAGAGAAGGATATTAATGAGAAATTCTTTCGACTGAAAGAAGAAACTCTGAAGAAATTTGACGAACAGTCAAAGTCAAACTCACCTGACCTTATTATGCTTGGTAGGAATAAACTGTCCACATCCATGGacgaaaaactaaaaatagaGAAA GTAAAGGTGAAACACGCTCAACAAAAGTATTCTGAACTGATAGAAAGGTACAAAGAGGagtttaaaaagaaaataagc tgGTTTGGTCAAAAAAGGCCACAAATGAATTGTCTAATCTTCAAAGAATTAGAGAATAAACACAACGCACTGGCATTGAAATTTCTCCATGAACTGTCTGACAACAAATGGAGCTCATATGGAAATACCTTCATAACTGATACCAATAAACTGTATGAAGCCGCCAAAGACGAAAACTGGGAACAATGGAAAACAATCGGCAAATACACAATAATAATAGGCGCAGTATCAGGCGGTGTTGTTGGTGGGGTAGTAGCCGGATCAGCGGTTGCCGCTGCAGCCGAATTAACGGTTGCCGCTGCAGCCGGATCAACGGTTGCCGCTGCAGCTGGATCAACGGTTGCCGCTGCAGCCGGATCAACGGTTGCCGCTGCAGCTGGATCAACGGTTGCCGCTGCAGCTGGATCAACGGTTGCCGCTGCAGCCGGATCAACGGTTGCTGCTGCAGCCGGATCAACGGTTGCCGCTGCAGTCGGGCCAACAGTTGTGGCTGCAACCGGTTCAACGGTTGGCGTAGCTGAAGTAGCAGGTATAGTGGCAGCAATCGGGGCAACCGCCGCCGTTGAAGCAACTGCAAAAGTAACAGCTAAGAAAGTAAAACAATATGCGGGCTTAGTAGAAAATCAGGTTAGCCGAAATGAAAGCTATCGGCAGAGTTCATCAAACCATTaa
- the LOC143446206 gene encoding atlastin-1-like isoform X2, which yields MDTQGLFDHNAGTSDSSVIAGISFLMSSCQIFNLFTDFADEVRKLDEGISSPFQSLVFVVRDWQHTDKFGFHSGREYLDHIMDKKDGRSSEHLVVQDKMQKTFRNISCFTFPHPGTNVTEMTEKDDLKIKDIDNGFIKKSIELSERLFNQQTLLVKQIDNQNLTGSKLYEIMRGFAKAVDEGFVANPKSYIQVQINLSQFNFTIYQSWLRYLKV from the exons ATGGACACACAAGGACTCTTTGACCACAATGCTGGCACTTCAGACAGCTCGGTGATAGCGGGCATCAGTTTTCTGATGAGTTCTTGTCAAATTTTCAAT TTGTTCACCGATTTTGCGGATGAAGTTAGAAAACTTGACGAAGGCATCAGTTCTCCTTTCCAG TCACTAGTCTTTGTTGTACGAGACTGGCAGCACACAGACAAATTCGGCTTCCACAGCGGCCGGGAATACTTGGATCATATCATGGACAAGAAAGATGGTAGAAGCTCGGAGCATCTTGTGGTCcaagataaaatgcaaaaaactttCAGAAATATTTCATGTTTCACTTTTCCTCACCCGGGTACAAATGTTACTGAAATGACAGAAAAAGACGATCTAAAGATTAAAG ATATCGATAAtggatttataaaaaaatcgATTGAACTAAGTGAGCGATTATTCAATCAGCAAACGTTATTGGTAAAACAAATCGACAATCAGAATCTTACTGGAAGTAAACTTTATGAAATTATGAGAGGTTTTGCCAAAGCTGTAGACGAAGGTTTCGTGGCAAACCCCAAGAGCTACATCCAGGTACAAATAAATCTAAGTCAGTTTAACTTTACTATTTATCAATCTTGGTTACGGTacttaaaagtataa
- the LOC143446233 gene encoding atlastin-2-like: MSHSRFKVCQFPDDAEVVKITKNVSKKGKSILILDADQLKKILLQAEDLPVVVDSIVGPTGSGKSFLLNLLLGHLKKTQLLRSWFSYKNGFEPVTTGIDMLNKPIICDLGGLQGKVAIFLMDTQGLFDLHTSKADGTVIAALTLLMSSCVIFNVKSEINSAHLQWVHDLTKFAKELKESGGRKSPFQDLLFLVRDWSRSETYGFNGGRKYLDYMVPSCNHGRAEEHRLVQEDMKATFDNISCSVLSYPGNNVARMSDTSQCRLIDVDEKFSSQVEELCEKMFSPQGLVLKMIGGQQATGRDLYQYVEGHSKTLDEDFLGKVKSFIEVDIEIVAQKCRKWFISNLTNSVKGSRPDVTEKDINEKFFRLKEETLKKFDGHTKPNSPDLVMIGRNKLARSMDEKLKIEKAKVAHAQQKYSELIERYKEEFKKEISWFGRKRPQMNCLMFKELENKHNGLAMKLLNELSENERDSFGNTFIPDTNKLYEAAKDENWEQWKTIGKYTIIGAVSGGVVCGVVAGSAVAVAVVSKTAAATVATSEALTAAAAAAAAAETAATAVATSVGAAETAAAAVAAAKTATAAVAAAKTATAAAATAATGASVVVAKSACIGAATGAVVGALASPPVRNIPVDAVKAALKVTAEKVEEYERLVKKQLDPIIQQQSS; encoded by the exons ATGTCTCATTCTCGTTTTAAAGTCTGCCAGTTTC CTGATGACGCTGAAGTTGTAAAGATCACGAAGAACGTTTCAAAGAAAGGCAAATCTATTCTTATTCTTGATGCAGatcaattaaaaaagatcTTGCTTCAAGCAGAAGATCTACCGGTTGTCGTCGACTCGATTGTTGGACCAACAGGATCAGGGAAATCTTTTCTGCTCAACCTCCTGCTGGGGCATTTAAAG AAAACACAACTTCTACGCAGTTGGTTCAGTTATAAAAATGGTTTCGAGCCAGTCACAACCGGTATTGACATGTTGAACAAACCAATCATTTGTGATCTTGGTGGGCTTCAAGGGAAG GTTGCTATTTTTCTTATGGACACACAAGGCCTGTTTGACCTCCACACGTCTAAGGCTGATGGTACTGTGATAGCCGCGTTGACGTTATTAATGAGCTCATGCGTCATATTTAACGTGAAAAGTGAAATCAATTCCGCGCATCTTCAATGGGTTCAC GATCTTACAAAGTTTGCAAAGGAATTAAAAGAAAGCGGTGGAAGAAAATCGCCATTTCAG GATTTGCTGTTTCTGGTACGAGATTGGTCGCGAAGTGAAACTTACGGTTTCAATGGAGGAAGAAAATATCTCGACTACATGGTTCCGTCCTGCAACCATGGAAGAGCGGAGGAGCACCGGTTAGTGCAAGAAGACATGAAAGCGACGTTTGACAACATTTCTTGCAGCGTGTTGAGTTATCCAGGGAACAACGTTGCAAGAATGAGCGATACTAGCCAATGCAGATTAATAG ACgttgatgaaaaattttcaagccAAGTTGAGGAGTTATgtgagaaaatgttttcaccACAAGGCCTAGTCTTGAAAATGATTGGCGGCCAACAGGCAACAGGGAGAGATCTTTATCAATATGTGGAAGGTCATTCGAAGACGCTAGACGAGgattttcttggaaaagtcaaaagttttattgag GTTGACATCGAGATCGTTGCACAGAAATGCAGAAAGTGGTTCATCAGTAACTTAACAAACTCCGTAAAG GGCTCCAGACCTGATGTGACAGAGAAGGATATTAATGAGAAATTCTTTCGACTGAAAGAAGAAACTCTGAAGAAATTTGACGGACATACAAAGCCAAACTCACCTGACCTTGTTATGATTGGTAGGAATAAACTGGCCAGATCCATGGacgaaaaactgaaaatagaGAAA GCAAAGGTGGCACACGCTCAACAAAAGTATTCTGAACTGATAGAAAGGTACAAAGAGGAGTTTAAAAAGGAAATAAGC tgGTTTGGTCGAAAAAGGCCACAAATGAATTGTCTAATGTTTAAAGAATTAGAGAATAAACACAACGGGCTGGCAATGAAACTTCTCAATGAATTGTCTGAAAATGAACGGGACTCATTTGGAAATACCTTCATACCTGATACCAATAAACTGTATGAAGCCGCCAAAGACGAAAACTGGGAACAATGGAAAACAATCGGCAAATACACAATAATAGGCGCAGTATCAGGCGGTGTTGTTTGTGGGGTAGTAGCCGGATCAGCGGTTGCGGTTGCAGTCGTATCAAAGACTGCGGCTGCAACTGTAGCCACATCAGAGGCATTAACGGCTGCGGCTGCGGCTGCGGCTGCGGCTGAAACCGCAGCAACGGCTGTGGCTACGTCTGTGGGTGCGGCTGAAACCGCAGCAGCGGCTGTGGCTGCGGCTAAAACCGCAACAGCGGCTGTGGCTGCGGCTAAAACCGCAACAGCGGCTGCAGCTACGGCTGCAACCGGCGCATCGGTTGTAGTAGCTAAAAGCGCATGTATAGGGGCAGCAACCGGGGCAGTTGTGGGTGCGCTTGCTTCCCCTCCGGTGAGGAACATACCAGTTGACGCCGTTAAAGCAGCTTTAAAAGTAACAGCTGAGAAAGTGGAAGAATATGAGCGCTTGGTAAAAAAACAGCTCGACCCAATCATTCAACAGCAGAGTTCATGA
- the LOC143446206 gene encoding atlastin-1-like isoform X1, which translates to MDTQGLFDHNAGTSDSSVIAGISFLMSSCQIFNVKSELESTHLQHIYLFTDFADEVRKLDEGISSPFQSLVFVVRDWQHTDKFGFHSGREYLDHIMDKKDGRSSEHLVVQDKMQKTFRNISCFTFPHPGTNVTEMTEKDDLKIKDIDNGFIKKSIELSERLFNQQTLLVKQIDNQNLTGSKLYEIMRGFAKAVDEGFVANPKSYIQVQINLSQFNFTIYQSWLRYLKV; encoded by the exons ATGGACACACAAGGACTCTTTGACCACAATGCTGGCACTTCAGACAGCTCGGTGATAGCGGGCATCAGTTTTCTGATGAGTTCTTGTCAAATTTTCAATGTGAAAAGTGAACTTGAATCCACTCATCTTCAGCACATTTAC TTGTTCACCGATTTTGCGGATGAAGTTAGAAAACTTGACGAAGGCATCAGTTCTCCTTTCCAG TCACTAGTCTTTGTTGTACGAGACTGGCAGCACACAGACAAATTCGGCTTCCACAGCGGCCGGGAATACTTGGATCATATCATGGACAAGAAAGATGGTAGAAGCTCGGAGCATCTTGTGGTCcaagataaaatgcaaaaaactttCAGAAATATTTCATGTTTCACTTTTCCTCACCCGGGTACAAATGTTACTGAAATGACAGAAAAAGACGATCTAAAGATTAAAG ATATCGATAAtggatttataaaaaaatcgATTGAACTAAGTGAGCGATTATTCAATCAGCAAACGTTATTGGTAAAACAAATCGACAATCAGAATCTTACTGGAAGTAAACTTTATGAAATTATGAGAGGTTTTGCCAAAGCTGTAGACGAAGGTTTCGTGGCAAACCCCAAGAGCTACATCCAGGTACAAATAAATCTAAGTCAGTTTAACTTTACTATTTATCAATCTTGGTTACGGTacttaaaagtataa
- the LOC143447433 gene encoding uncharacterized protein LOC143447433 isoform X2, with translation MLNKPIICDLGGLQGKVAIFLMDTQGLFDLHTSEADGTVIAALTLLMSSCVIFNVKSEINSTHLQWVHKFTKFAKELKESGGRKSPFQELLFLIRDWLRSDKYGFNGGRKYLDYLIPSCNYGRAEEHRLVQEDTKATFDNISCSVMRYPGNNVARMSDTSKCRLKDVGENFSSQVEEICEKIFSPQGLVLKMIDGQQTTGRDLYQYVEVHSKTLDEDFLGKVKSFIELEIEIVVQKYQEWFISNFTNSVKGSRPDVTEKDINEKFFRLKEETLKKFDEHSKPNSPDLIMLGKNKLSTSMDEKLKIKKVEIEIVVQKCQEWFISNFTNSVKGSRPDVTEKDINEKFFRLKEETLTKFDEHSKPNSPDLIMLGRNKLSTSMDEKLKIKKVEIEIVVQKCQEWFISNFTNSVKGSRPDVTEKDINEKFFRLKEETLTKFDEHSKPNSPDLIMLGRNKLSTSMHEKLKIKKVEIEIVVQKCQEWFISNFTNSVKGSRPDVTEKDINEKFFRLKEETLKKFDEQSKPNSPDLIMLGRNKLSTFMDEKLKIKKVEIEIVVQKCQEWFISNFTNSVKGSRPDVTEKDINEKFFRLKEETLKKFDEQSKSNSPDLIMLGRNKLSTSMDEKLKIEKVKVKHAQQKYSELIERYKEEFKKKISWFGQKRPQMNCLIFKELENKHNALALKFLHELSDNKWSSYGNTFITDTNKLYEAAKDENWEQWKTIGKYTIIIGAVSGGVVGGVVAGSAVAAAAELTVAAAAGSTVAAAAGSTVAAAAGSTVAAAAGSTVAAAAGSTVAAAAGSTVAAAAGSTVAAAVGPTVVAATGSTVGVAEVAGIVAAIGATAAVEATAKVTAKKVKQYAGLVENQVSRNESYRQSSSNH, from the exons ATGTTGAACAAACCAATCATTTGTGATCTTGGTGGGCTTCAAGGGAAG GTTGCTATTTTTCTTATGGACACACAAGGCCTGTTTGACCTCCACACGTCTGAGGCTGATGGTACTGTGATAGCCGCGTTGACGTTATTAATGAGCTCATGCGTCATATTTAACGTGAAAAGTGAAATCAATTCCACGCATCTTCAATGGGTTCAC AAATTTACCAAGTTTGCAAAGGAATTAAAAGAAAGCGGTGGAAGAAAATCGCCATTTCAg GAATTGCTGTTTCTGATACGAGATTGGTTGCGAAGTGACAAGTACGGTTTCAATGGAGGAAGAAAATATCTCGATTACTTGATTCCTTCCTGCAACTATGGGCGAGCGGAGGAGCACCGTTTAGTGCAAGAAGACACGAAAGCGACGTTTGACAACATTTCTTGCAGCGTAATGCGTTATCCAGGGAACAACGTTGCAAGAATGAGCGATACTAGCAAATGCAGATTAAAAG ACGTTGGTGAAAACTTTTCAAGCCAAGTTGAAGAGATATGTGAGAAAATTTTTTCACCACAAGGCCTAGTCTTAAAAATGATTGACGGCCAACAGACAACGGGAAGAGATCTTTATCAATATGTGGAAGTCCATTCGAAGACGCTGGACGAGgattttcttggaaaagtgaaaagttttattgag CTTGAAATCGAGATCGTTGTTCAGAAATACCAAGAGTGGTTCATCAGTAACTTTACAAACTCCGTAAAG GGCTCCAGACCTGATGTGACAGAGAAGGATATTAATGAGAAATTCTTTCGACTGAAAGAAGAAACTCTGAAGAAATTTGACGAACATTCAAAGCCAAACTCACCTGACCTTATTATGCTTGGTAAGAATAAACTGTCCACATCTATGGacgaaaaactgaaaataaagaaa GTTGAAATCGAGATCGTTGTTCAGAAATGCCAAGAGTGGTTCATCAGTAACTTTACAAACTCCGTAAAG GGCTCCAGACCTGATGTGACAGAGAAGGATATTAATGAGAAATTCTTTCGACTGAAAGAAGAAACTCTGACGAAATTTGACGAACATTCAAAGCCAAACTCACCTGACCTTATTATGCTTGGTAGGAATAAACTGTCCACATCTATGGacgaaaaactgaaaataaagaaa GTTGAAATCGAGATCGTTGTTCAGAAATGCCAAGAGTGGTTCATCAGTAACTTTACAAACTCCGTAAAG GGCTCCAGACCTGATGTGACAGAGAAGGATATTAATGAGAAATTCTTTCGACTGAAAGAAGAAACTCTGACGAAATTTGACGAACATTCAAAGCCAAACTCACCTGACCTTATTATGCTTGGTAGGAATAAACTGTCCACATCTATGCacgaaaaactgaaaataaagaaa GTTGAAATCGAGATCGTTGTTCAGAAATGCCAAGAGTGGTTCATCAGTAACTTTACAAACTCCGTAAAG GGCTCCAGACCTGATGTGACAGAGAAGGATATTAATGAGAAATTCTTTCGACTGAAAGAAGAAACTCTGAAGAAATTTGACGAACAGTCAAAGCCAAACTCACCTGACCTTATTATGCTTGGTAGGAATAAACTGTCCACATTTATGGacgaaaaactgaaaataaagaaa GTTGAAATCGAGATCGTTGTTCAGAAATGCCAAGAGTGGTTCATCAGTAACTTTACAAACTCCGTAAAG GGCTCCAGACCTGATGTGACAGAGAAGGATATTAATGAGAAATTCTTTCGACTGAAAGAAGAAACTCTGAAGAAATTTGACGAACAGTCAAAGTCAAACTCACCTGACCTTATTATGCTTGGTAGGAATAAACTGTCCACATCCATGGacgaaaaactaaaaatagaGAAA GTAAAGGTGAAACACGCTCAACAAAAGTATTCTGAACTGATAGAAAGGTACAAAGAGGagtttaaaaagaaaataagc tgGTTTGGTCAAAAAAGGCCACAAATGAATTGTCTAATCTTCAAAGAATTAGAGAATAAACACAACGCACTGGCATTGAAATTTCTCCATGAACTGTCTGACAACAAATGGAGCTCATATGGAAATACCTTCATAACTGATACCAATAAACTGTATGAAGCCGCCAAAGACGAAAACTGGGAACAATGGAAAACAATCGGCAAATACACAATAATAATAGGCGCAGTATCAGGCGGTGTTGTTGGTGGGGTAGTAGCCGGATCAGCGGTTGCCGCTGCAGCCGAATTAACGGTTGCCGCTGCAGCCGGATCAACGGTTGCCGCTGCAGCTGGATCAACGGTTGCCGCTGCAGCCGGATCAACGGTTGCCGCTGCAGCTGGATCAACGGTTGCCGCTGCAGCTGGATCAACGGTTGCCGCTGCAGCCGGATCAACGGTTGCTGCTGCAGCCGGATCAACGGTTGCCGCTGCAGTCGGGCCAACAGTTGTGGCTGCAACCGGTTCAACGGTTGGCGTAGCTGAAGTAGCAGGTATAGTGGCAGCAATCGGGGCAACCGCCGCCGTTGAAGCAACTGCAAAAGTAACAGCTAAGAAAGTAAAACAATATGCGGGCTTAGTAGAAAATCAGGTTAGCCGAAATGAAAGCTATCGGCAGAGTTCATCAAACCATTaa